The nucleotide sequence TCCAAACTTAAGTCACCCAGAATCCTTTCCTATATCACATAATGAATTATGCAGATTAAAAATAAAAGTCATTCAATTTGGAACTCCCATGATCGACTATGGAACAATCAAGAACAAAACCAGCCTTTCGAATGAAATGGTTTGTAAATTCTATCAGGTAGCAGCAATCTAGCAACTAGCAGAAAATACATTCATTCCTACAGCATGCTGCAAAATcatactatgacatagacatgcaaCATCATATTACCTAAGAGAAGGACGGCATAACTTTTAAGTTAGAACATCCACAACTTTTCCAAGAAATACAGGCACTAGAGGTATTTATGTGCCAGACATTATCATGAGATGAAagctaatgaaagaaatttataccAAATCACTAAAAAATTATGCAATAAATAAAGTTAGAGGATTTGTAATGATACACAAGAATTGCTGGACATTTTTTTATAAAGCGGGTTTATCATTCAAAGAGAATAATATTTAAGTTACACCATTTtgaagaagaatcatattaaggTCTAACCAATCAGCTTCTCAGGTTTGGTTTAACCATTTTTCCATAATCGGTTTTATATAAATGATATAAAGAAGTGAAGTAATATTTTCAACGTTACCTGCCCAACTAATTCATCATGTATAGTAAGCCCTATGCCACCTATTCTCTCAACACTAGCACTAAGCTCATCCAGCTCCTCATCCTGTTGCCTGAAGTACAAATGACAGTCACTCATAAtgccaaaaaataaaattattttcttgacAGCTTTAACAGAACACTGAACAAGTCAAAATAAGAATACAAAAAAAGGTGGTTAAGGTCCTTGATCAACAAATAAAATTGATTCCCTCCATAATCTgtgatcacacacacacacacacacacacacacacacatacatacatacatacatacatacatacatacatacatacatacatacatatgttgtAGCCCTTTTCATCAATATTTATTTGGCCATCTTCTCTCAAGTGTCTAACCAACAAACAGACCTTATAAAATGCAGCATTTCTTATCTAGTTAGACAAGATTGAGATAATAAAATACACAATTAAGTTATATGTAAACTTGTAAAACAGCGCTATGCCAACAGACTGCTAGTGTCTTTATTGAACGAGTAAAATCTAAAACCTACGACATCTGGTCTATTTATCATCTACTTCTAAACCATATCCAAAATAGTAACAAAAGATAACATTTgggaacaaaaaataaattactttatAAGAAGTAGCTGCCTATCTGATTCTGAAGAGATgaaatcatcatcatcttgtGATGTGTTGTAACCCGATCTCCCTGCCTTGGACGCATAATCATTTGGAAGCCTCATGAGCTCTTGGCGAACACCATTTAGACTAGGAGTGACTGAACTGCCCTTAACTCCAGATTCTTCTAAAGTTCTTCTGATGGTACCCACCTGCATAACCATTATGCAATACAAATACAATTTCAAGTTCAGGAATTAAAATAGAAATGGTGACAAACAAAGAGTACACATTTAAGATGCTGCTGAATATAGTATCTCCAATTCAAGGCAAAAACACAGAAAGCCTTGCccatataaaaataagaaaggaatGAAGTGATAGTCAACTGTAACCACCATAGAAAAAGCACAAAAAAACATATACATGCCTGCTTACGAGCAATGCTAGTCCATTTCCTACGTTTTCCAAGTTCAGTTTCATCAAGACTATATCGAGCTGGATCCTTTGCAGCAACGGCAATTGCTTTGTCTAACTCATCAACCTTTGCCATTAACATAAAAAACACATTCAACAAAAAATTGCCATAATATGAATCAGAAAGTATTGCAATAAATCCTTCCATTGCTGAACTTGCTCTTTGCTATCAACATGCTTTTATCATGATAGACAATCGACATACAAGTATGTTCATAAAATGGAGGACTCCTAAACAAAAGGTTGCAGAAATGAAAAACAAATACTTTGTTTCCATCACACTGATACCTGCCAATCAAGGCTTTCACAGCTGGCTAGGAGCTCTTTGGTTAGACGTACACGCTCTCCGATATCTAAAGATGTCTGTTCCCATTGGCGAAAACTAGCTTGCAATTTATCAATCTGCATCCAGGAAAAAATTCAAGAAGAAATGATGAACAGAACAGTTTGTAAGAACTACTCTATCTTGCAGATTAAAGCTGCAACATGAGGTGAACATATTTTCTGGAAGATAAATTCTTATTCATAAATATAGGCCTCCATTTTTTGTCCAGGGGAGGGGTTCAAGGGTGTATGAAAATATAGCTTTTGATGTGATCACAAGGATGTCAAACAACAAAGGTAGCTTCGGTCACAAACAAAGAGGATCAGTGCCTTAGATGCAAACATATCTATAAGATAATTTCTGAGCATCTTTAGTGTATATGCAAAGCCTTTTTAGGTAATATACAGCTCCAAACCATCAACTTCAATCCAAGAGGACCATGCATTTCTTGAAAAGTAGGACCTACACCTCGTCCAATGTGTGTTTGATAACTTTCTGTTCTTCATCCTCAATTAACCAAAATTAAACTTATAGAATTCTTTCCAACTAAGACAATACTGCTAAGCAAATTTCTGACTCAGCACCATAATATGCAAGTATGCAACACACGCTGTTAACTCTCCCAAGATTTGAACCAGAATTTTTCAACATAAGCTGAAGAACAGAGAAGAGGCTGTTGGTCACTTAGTGGATGCACTGTTAAAAAATGAGAGTAAAACAAAGCATTGGTCAGCTAGCCATAGTGTATTAATAATGAAAGATGATCAGTCACATGAATTTGTAGCATTCAGCTTTAGTTTTCTGTCTATATAAAATCTATTTAATTCGAAACCTAAATTACAAACATTTgaacattgaaaaaaaaaattctaacttaatttaacATTCAGATTTCTGCAAGTTCCTATTTTCACAAGTTGTTTGATTCATTGTTAACAATCAACCCAAATCTGAAATTTGGCATGCATTCTTAAATGTCTTACATGGAGAAATAAACTCTTAATCTTTTCGTAAATCGTAGTATATCCAAATCAAAGCTGTAGAAGGCTATGGTCGTTGTTCCTAAGTAATCTGAAGTTACAAATCacaagcaaaacttagttctttggcttTCAATTTTAATGCATTCCCACATTAGTTTTTAATCTAAATTCTTGTCCTCATAGTACGTAGTATGTCAAAATTTAGTTCAAAAATAGAAAATCGAACAAGGATATGTCGCAAAGTCAAAATCGGGAACATGATTGGTCAGTGGTGATATGGCATATCAACTGGATGAGATTGACAAGATTGTAATTTCCCCAAGAAGTAAATTCagatttgaaaaaaaagaaaagaaaccataAACTAAGGAAaatgtgaaaataaaaaagaaatatgtcAATATACTTTATTAGAACTAGATAACTTTGCAAGCATATGTTAATACTTAATATACAACATGCTGAGTTCAGATCGAGGACCAAAAGAAAATCAGAATAGTATTGACAATGCTAATGCATTCCTTATAAACAGTAACAGCACAAATCCTCTTGCAACGAAAGGTTATCCAAAATCACTTACTATAAACTTCATATATTTATCACAAAATACATATCATCATCCTTATCCCCATCACATGTCTCACTACTAAAAGTGCCTCTACGCTTGACTTCTCTCCTAGTTCTGGCAATCCACAAGGTTAATTAATTATATAGGTTTATAAGAGATACCAAATTAGTATTTTTAACCTTTCACAAGCAACCAAAACTAAAGTGTACATCACTAGACGAATCAGGCATTCAACACTCCCTTTCGGACATAAACATTAATGTATTAAGCAATCAAATCAGTTAAACATACCGAGCCCTGAATTTCCTCCTTAACAATGTAAAAAGGATCTCGAGCGGGAGTCATCTCAGTGCACTCTTTGGACCAAGATCAGCTTCTCCCAAGTGGTGCATCAACCAAATATGATCCTACATGTACAAGCAGCAGACAGGAAAACACATCACTAACAATAACATGCGGATCTAAACAACAGTATATCATGGAATCGGTCCCTCAAATGGCTAACACAGGTATATACAAGCTTCGCCGAAGAACAAAATCGCTGATCGGAGGTCTCCGATCCTACC is from Musa acuminata AAA Group cultivar baxijiao chromosome BXJ1-6, Cavendish_Baxijiao_AAA, whole genome shotgun sequence and encodes:
- the LOC103989089 gene encoding syntaxin-61; translation: MTPARDPFYIVKEEIQGSIDKLQASFRQWEQTSLDIGERVRLTKELLASCESLDWQVDELDKAIAVAAKDPARYSLDETELGKRRKWTSIARKQVGTIRRTLEESGVKGSSVTPSLNGVRQELMRLPNDYASKAGRSGYNTSQDDDDFISSESDRQLLLIKQQDEELDELSASVERIGGIGLTIHDELVGQERILGDLSLEMDTTSNRLDFVQKKVAVVMKKAGAKGQIMMIGFLIVLFIILFVLVFFT